Proteins from a single region of Verrucosispora sp. NA02020:
- a CDS encoding TetR/AcrR family transcriptional regulator: MSEEPVDGRRARGAKRRSEIIEATLAVVLREGAAGVTHRAVATQAGVATSLSIYYFATLDDLLVAALSSVADGYTERIRRIIDGPGDKLRGLAALIVESAGPGREKALAERELSTLAARRPALAPIARHWRENVAALAATLTDDPHAVDAVVAASDGLCTAILIENVPADTDHVHRILAHALGVDR, encoded by the coding sequence ATGAGCGAGGAACCCGTCGACGGGCGACGCGCCAGGGGCGCCAAGCGCCGGTCCGAGATCATCGAGGCCACCCTCGCCGTCGTTCTCCGCGAGGGCGCAGCCGGTGTCACCCACCGTGCCGTCGCCACGCAGGCCGGCGTCGCCACCAGCCTGAGCATCTACTACTTCGCCACCCTGGACGACCTTCTCGTCGCCGCGCTGTCCAGCGTCGCCGACGGGTACACCGAACGGATCCGCCGGATCATCGACGGCCCGGGTGACAAGCTGCGCGGCCTGGCCGCTCTGATCGTCGAGTCCGCCGGGCCGGGACGCGAGAAGGCGCTGGCCGAACGCGAACTGTCCACGCTCGCCGCCCGCAGACCCGCCCTCGCCCCGATCGCCCGGCACTGGCGCGAGAACGTCGCCGCGCTCGCCGCCACCCTCACCGACGACCCCCACGCCGTGGACGCGGTGGTCGCCGCCTCCGACGGCCTGTGCACCGCCATCCTCATCGAGAACGTCCCCGCCGACACCGACCACGTGCACCGGATCCTGGCGCACGCGCTCGGCGTCGACCGATAG
- a CDS encoding Ig-like domain-containing protein, whose product MRVRDQRNRRRGVLAAGMLAVAMVLTSACTGGKGGDNGPGWQDGADQPAPKASVSISEPAADAKDVPASTAVTFAAEQSEETTVELAGADGEPVKGTLAPDGKSWLPSKALAYGESYTATVTATGDDGVPVTATSAFTVMKQPSNQVRVTSFLGDDQTVGVAMPLIVKFGREIPEKYRADLQRRMTVKSTPAQEGVWHWVSPTEVRYRPKEFWKAGSKVSYRVQAGGLPLGDGWYGRADLTVDITVGPKLVMTVDNSNKRMVVTRDGETIKTIPVSLGKKTTPSSSGTMVVMEKLRKTVFDTLEELGPEEGYRTKIDYAQRLTWGGEFIHAAPWSEGQQGTTNVSHGCVNVSMVNGAWLFENTKVGDPIVVKGTERKLQNGNGWTDWNVSWDEYVKGSALPYEPAGDESAPDASPDTTE is encoded by the coding sequence ATGCGAGTTCGGGACCAGCGCAACCGCCGGCGGGGGGTGCTCGCCGCGGGGATGCTCGCCGTGGCGATGGTGCTGACCTCCGCCTGCACCGGCGGCAAGGGCGGCGACAACGGGCCGGGCTGGCAGGACGGTGCCGACCAGCCGGCGCCGAAGGCGTCGGTGAGCATCAGCGAACCGGCCGCCGACGCGAAGGACGTTCCCGCCTCGACGGCGGTCACCTTCGCCGCCGAGCAGTCCGAGGAGACCACTGTCGAGCTGGCCGGCGCCGACGGGGAGCCGGTCAAGGGCACGCTGGCCCCGGACGGTAAGAGCTGGTTGCCGTCGAAGGCGCTGGCGTACGGCGAGTCGTACACCGCGACCGTCACCGCGACCGGCGACGACGGTGTCCCGGTAACCGCGACCAGCGCCTTCACCGTGATGAAGCAGCCGAGCAACCAGGTCCGGGTCACCAGCTTCCTCGGCGACGACCAGACGGTCGGGGTCGCGATGCCGCTGATCGTGAAGTTCGGCCGGGAGATCCCGGAGAAGTACCGCGCCGACCTCCAGCGGCGGATGACGGTGAAGTCCACGCCCGCCCAGGAGGGCGTCTGGCACTGGGTCAGCCCCACCGAGGTCCGTTACCGGCCGAAGGAGTTCTGGAAGGCCGGCAGCAAGGTCTCCTACCGGGTGCAGGCGGGCGGGCTGCCGCTGGGCGACGGCTGGTACGGCCGGGCCGACCTGACCGTGGACATCACCGTGGGCCCGAAGCTGGTCATGACGGTGGACAACAGCAACAAACGCATGGTCGTCACCCGGGACGGCGAGACGATCAAGACGATCCCGGTGAGCCTCGGCAAGAAGACCACGCCCTCCTCCAGCGGCACGATGGTGGTGATGGAGAAGCTGCGCAAGACGGTCTTCGACACGTTGGAGGAGTTGGGCCCCGAAGAGGGCTACCGCACGAAGATCGACTACGCCCAGCGGCTGACCTGGGGCGGGGAGTTCATCCACGCCGCGCCCTGGTCGGAGGGGCAGCAGGGCACCACCAACGTCTCACACGGCTGCGTGAACGTCTCCATGGTCAACGGCGCCTGGCTCTTCGAGAACACGAAGGTCGGCGACCCGATCGTGGTCAAGGGCACCGAGCGCAAGCTCCAGAACGGCAACGGCTGGACGGACTGGAACGTGAGCTGGGACGAGTACGTCAAGGGCAGCGCCCTGCCGTACGAGCCCGCGGGCGACGAGTCCGCGCCGGACGCCTCCCCCGACACCACCGAGTGA
- a CDS encoding Ig-like domain-containing protein, translating into MGRFARAGALVGTLGLVASLALSGCREEGSAAEFVPGPATSGAVTPDTPPSSGPPLAVSPADGAKKRPVSVEIGAELPDGATVSKVSLTTANGKEVKGKLRTDGSSWVPSAPLKWSTEYTATVTAKQPDGSVSEGTSTFTTMAKPGSMITSGLYLFDDRTYGVAMPVVAEFHPGIPKKDRAAVQKRMFVQTDPPQPGTWHWVSNGTQAFYRAPEYWKAGTKLSVRIALTGIPLSNGRFGNVDRSATAKIGSAFEMKVDNADKQMRVYEDGNLIKTLPVSLGKKKTPSSSGTLVVMEKKEATVFDTMDDPDPENRYVTDIQFAQRLTWGGEYIHAAPWSEHVQGRQNVSHGCVNVSLANARWLFERTKVGDPITIKGTERKLAAGNGWTAWDLSWSEFVKGSALPVPDGGAGPAL; encoded by the coding sequence ATGGGCAGGTTCGCGCGGGCCGGGGCGTTGGTGGGCACCCTGGGTCTGGTGGCGTCGCTGGCACTGTCGGGTTGTCGCGAGGAGGGCTCGGCTGCCGAGTTCGTGCCGGGGCCCGCGACCAGCGGTGCGGTGACGCCGGACACACCGCCGTCGAGTGGGCCGCCGTTGGCGGTGAGCCCGGCCGACGGGGCGAAGAAGCGGCCGGTGAGCGTGGAGATCGGTGCCGAGTTGCCGGACGGCGCGACGGTGTCGAAGGTCAGTCTGACGACCGCCAACGGCAAGGAGGTCAAGGGCAAGCTGCGTACGGACGGCTCGTCCTGGGTGCCGTCCGCGCCGTTGAAGTGGTCCACCGAGTACACGGCCACGGTGACCGCGAAGCAGCCGGACGGCTCGGTCAGCGAGGGGACCAGCACGTTCACCACGATGGCGAAGCCCGGCTCGATGATCACCTCGGGGCTCTACCTCTTCGACGACCGGACGTACGGCGTGGCGATGCCGGTGGTGGCGGAGTTCCACCCGGGCATCCCGAAGAAGGATCGGGCCGCCGTGCAGAAGCGGATGTTCGTGCAGACCGATCCGCCGCAGCCGGGCACCTGGCACTGGGTGAGCAACGGCACTCAGGCGTTCTACCGGGCGCCGGAGTACTGGAAGGCCGGCACGAAGCTGTCCGTACGGATCGCGTTGACCGGCATTCCGCTGAGCAACGGCCGGTTCGGCAACGTCGACCGGAGCGCCACCGCGAAGATCGGCTCGGCCTTCGAGATGAAGGTGGACAATGCCGACAAGCAGATGCGGGTGTACGAGGACGGCAACCTGATCAAGACCCTGCCGGTGAGCCTCGGCAAGAAGAAGACCCCGTCGTCCAGCGGCACGCTGGTGGTGATGGAGAAGAAGGAGGCGACGGTCTTCGACACGATGGACGATCCCGATCCGGAGAACCGCTACGTCACCGACATCCAGTTCGCCCAGCGGCTGACCTGGGGCGGCGAGTACATCCACGCGGCGCCCTGGTCGGAACACGTCCAGGGACGGCAGAATGTGTCACACGGTTGCGTGAACGTGTCCCTGGCGAACGCCCGCTGGCTCTTCGAACGGACCAAGGTCGGTGATCCGATCACCATCAAGGGCACCGAGCGGAAGCTGGCCGCCGGCAACGGTTGGACGGCGTGGGATCTGAGCTGGTCGGAGTTCGTCAAGGGCAGCGCGCTGCCGGTTCCGGACGGTGGTGCGGGTCCGGCCCTGTGA
- a CDS encoding MMPL family transporter, whose translation MAILLYRLGRFGARRSGMVIVGWLAVLALAVGGLVTFGGSLATGFSIPGTPTEKVNERLVEAFPELTGATGSVVFTSTEGAFTPAQQARIGEVLAGVGQRDGVAAVIDPFTAAQQRAEQSRRLDAGLAALESAPRPLTAEQEAQLRQMEDATTLSGAASSIRTVSEDRTVAVAAVMFRDGIFNLSPDLQRDIATALDEAEIPGVAVDYSSTIVATAGSPFGIGEVIGLAVALIVLLVLLRALIPALTPLLTSIVGVGVGVVGSMAFSDVVDMTSGTPILGVMLGLAVGIDYSLFILDRHRRQVRDGMPVHESIGVANGTAGTAVVFAGSTVVVALVALAVTGIPFLAVMGAVAAFCVMVAVLVSITLTPALLGLMGTRVLPGRLRATARRQKPPQPMRTGRAVAAAALVVTALTVIAVPVMSLRLGLPDGSSEPPDSPQYRAFAAVAQGFGEGTNGPLLVVAESPTPVAEADQVAAQAEIVTTILRQPNVVAAAPVAVAADGKTFAFQVVPAGGPNSTTTEQLVNDLRALPPLAADMTVGVAGQASGNIDISRKLADALPVYLLVVIGLSLLIMIAVFRSLLVPIVATAGYVLSLGAALGAVTAIYQWGWLADLFGVHRPGPVLSFAPIVIMGILFGLAMDYQIFLVSGMREAFVHGRPARLSVTIGHRRGRVVVTAAAIIMVAVFGGFVFSHLTMIRPLGFGLAAGVLFDAFVVRLVLVPALMHLLGDRAWWLPAWLDRALPNVDIEGSALSRSESLRAVMTPMAPTLMSPPVSAGRP comes from the coding sequence GTGGCAATACTTCTGTACCGTCTGGGGCGTTTCGGCGCTCGCCGGTCCGGGATGGTGATCGTCGGATGGCTGGCCGTGCTGGCCCTCGCCGTCGGCGGGCTGGTGACCTTCGGAGGCTCGCTCGCCACCGGTTTCTCGATCCCAGGCACCCCGACCGAGAAGGTCAACGAACGGCTCGTCGAGGCGTTTCCCGAACTGACCGGCGCCACCGGCTCGGTGGTGTTCACCAGTACCGAAGGGGCGTTCACCCCCGCGCAGCAGGCACGGATCGGCGAGGTGCTGGCGGGCGTCGGGCAACGCGACGGCGTGGCCGCGGTCATCGACCCGTTCACCGCCGCGCAGCAGCGCGCCGAGCAGTCCAGGCGGCTCGATGCCGGTCTCGCCGCCCTGGAGAGCGCCCCTCGGCCGTTGACGGCCGAGCAGGAGGCCCAACTCCGCCAGATGGAGGACGCCACCACGCTGAGCGGTGCCGCCTCGTCGATCCGGACGGTCAGCGAGGACCGGACCGTCGCGGTAGCCGCCGTCATGTTCCGCGACGGCATCTTCAACCTGTCACCGGACCTGCAACGCGACATCGCCACGGCGCTGGACGAGGCGGAGATCCCCGGAGTCGCGGTCGACTACTCCTCGACCATCGTCGCCACGGCCGGCAGCCCGTTCGGCATCGGCGAGGTGATCGGGCTCGCCGTGGCGCTGATCGTCCTGCTCGTCCTGCTGCGTGCGCTGATACCCGCCCTCACCCCGCTGCTGACCTCGATCGTGGGCGTGGGGGTCGGTGTGGTGGGATCGATGGCGTTCAGCGACGTCGTGGACATGACGTCGGGGACACCGATCCTCGGCGTCATGCTCGGACTCGCCGTCGGCATCGACTACTCCCTGTTCATCCTCGACCGGCACCGCCGTCAGGTCCGCGACGGCATGCCGGTGCACGAGTCGATCGGTGTCGCCAACGGCACGGCGGGAACGGCGGTCGTCTTCGCCGGCTCCACGGTGGTCGTCGCCCTGGTCGCCCTCGCGGTCACCGGCATCCCGTTCCTCGCGGTCATGGGCGCGGTCGCCGCGTTCTGTGTCATGGTGGCGGTCCTGGTGTCGATCACCCTCACCCCGGCACTGCTGGGCCTCATGGGCACGCGCGTGCTGCCCGGGCGGCTCCGGGCCACCGCCCGGCGGCAGAAACCGCCACAGCCCATGCGCACGGGCCGGGCCGTCGCTGCGGCGGCACTCGTCGTCACCGCCCTGACGGTCATCGCCGTACCCGTCATGTCGCTGCGTCTCGGCCTGCCGGACGGTTCCTCGGAACCTCCGGACAGCCCCCAGTACCGCGCGTTCGCCGCAGTCGCTCAGGGCTTCGGCGAGGGAACCAACGGCCCACTGCTCGTCGTCGCGGAATCTCCCACGCCGGTCGCCGAAGCCGACCAGGTCGCCGCCCAGGCCGAGATCGTCACGACGATCCTGCGACAGCCGAACGTCGTCGCCGCCGCACCCGTCGCGGTCGCCGCCGACGGCAAGACCTTCGCCTTCCAGGTCGTACCGGCCGGAGGACCGAACAGCACGACGACCGAACAACTCGTCAACGACCTCCGCGCCCTACCACCACTCGCGGCGGACATGACCGTCGGCGTGGCCGGCCAGGCCTCCGGCAACATCGACATCTCCCGGAAGCTCGCCGACGCCCTACCGGTCTATCTGCTCGTCGTGATCGGGCTGTCGCTCCTGATCATGATCGCGGTGTTCCGGTCCCTGCTCGTGCCCATCGTCGCCACCGCCGGGTACGTCCTCTCCCTCGGCGCCGCCCTGGGCGCGGTGACTGCCATCTACCAGTGGGGTTGGCTGGCCGACCTGTTCGGCGTGCACCGACCGGGGCCCGTGCTCAGCTTCGCGCCGATCGTCATCATGGGCATCCTGTTCGGCCTGGCCATGGACTACCAGATCTTCCTGGTCTCCGGCATGCGCGAAGCCTTCGTCCACGGCCGCCCCGCCCGACTGTCCGTCACCATCGGGCACCGCCGAGGACGCGTCGTCGTGACCGCCGCGGCCATCATCATGGTCGCCGTCTTCGGAGGATTCGTCTTCTCCCACCTCACGATGATCCGGCCACTCGGCTTCGGCCTCGCGGCCGGAGTCCTCTTCGACGCCTTCGTCGTCCGGCTGGTCCTGGTCCCGGCACTGATGCACCTTCTCGGCGACCGCGCCTGGTGGCTACCGGCCTGGCTCGACCGGGCACTGCCGAACGTCGACATCGAAGGATCAGCCCTGTCCCGGAGCGAATCCCTCAGGGCGGTGATGACTCCGATGGCGCCCACCCTCATGTCTCCGCCGGTGTCTGCGGGTCGTCCGTAG
- a CDS encoding TetR/AcrR family transcriptional regulator, protein MDPRVARTRTSLQEALLALARERPLDEIAVGDITGRAGINRSTFYQHYDDKEQLLTAALKSAVDRASAGIHTTRRDPLVPGTAPEMRLYLEHIAANATVYRQVLQSNRSSIVAAALRERIEELITSGLDASTALDEDDLPRDVLAAALSGMTIGIITAWLRRDPLPDAAVAARWLWRSLTRPAAPQT, encoded by the coding sequence ATGGATCCACGGGTGGCGCGAACACGGACGAGCCTGCAGGAAGCGCTACTGGCCCTCGCCCGCGAACGCCCCCTGGACGAGATCGCAGTCGGAGACATCACCGGCCGGGCGGGCATCAACCGCAGCACCTTCTATCAGCACTACGACGACAAGGAACAACTCCTGACGGCCGCACTCAAGAGCGCCGTCGACCGGGCCTCCGCCGGAATCCACACCACCAGGCGGGACCCTCTCGTCCCGGGTACCGCACCCGAGATGAGGCTCTATCTCGAACACATCGCCGCCAACGCGACCGTCTACCGGCAGGTCCTGCAGAGCAACAGATCCTCGATCGTCGCCGCAGCCCTCCGCGAGCGGATCGAGGAACTGATCACCAGCGGCCTCGACGCGTCGACCGCCCTCGACGAGGACGACCTGCCCCGCGATGTCCTTGCCGCCGCACTGTCGGGCATGACGATCGGCATCATCACCGCCTGGCTTCGGCGCGACCCGCTCCCCGATGCGGCCGTCGCGGCACGATGGCTCTGGCGCAGCCTCACCCGCCCGGCGGCCCCGCAGACCTGA
- a CDS encoding aldo/keto reductase — translation MRRRELSDGSGVQVSQLCLGAMSFGTVIDEATSFAILDRFVEAGGTTIDTANCYSFWVPGGSGGESEAVLGRWLASRGNRDDLVLASKVGSGLAAGGGAEGLGASVIREQLAGSLKRLGVDHLDVYYAHREDRETSDEETLATFHEAVTEGRVRALGASNHAAWRLAETRALASARGWTPYTVVQQRYSYLLPRPATVLPEGGHVHASDELLDLVRSRDLTMFAYSTLLWGTYTRADRPLPEHYAHPGTERRLRVLGEVAAELDATPNQVVLSWLMDGDPAIVPIVGVSSVAQLDECLASVDLKLPTELRQRLDQAA, via the coding sequence ATGAGACGACGTGAGCTGTCCGATGGATCGGGCGTTCAGGTCAGCCAACTCTGTCTCGGTGCCATGTCGTTCGGGACGGTGATCGACGAGGCGACCTCTTTCGCGATCCTGGACCGGTTCGTCGAGGCCGGCGGCACCACGATCGACACCGCGAACTGCTACTCGTTCTGGGTGCCCGGTGGGTCCGGTGGCGAGAGCGAGGCGGTGCTGGGGCGCTGGCTGGCCAGCCGGGGCAATCGGGACGACCTGGTCCTGGCGTCGAAGGTCGGCTCCGGGTTGGCGGCCGGCGGAGGGGCCGAGGGACTCGGCGCGTCGGTGATCCGGGAGCAGCTTGCCGGCTCGCTGAAGCGGCTCGGCGTCGACCATCTCGACGTCTACTACGCCCACCGCGAGGACCGCGAGACCTCCGACGAGGAGACCCTGGCCACGTTCCACGAGGCGGTGACCGAGGGCAGGGTGCGGGCGCTGGGGGCCAGCAACCACGCCGCCTGGCGGCTGGCCGAGACGCGGGCGTTGGCCTCGGCTCGGGGGTGGACGCCGTACACGGTGGTCCAGCAGCGCTATTCGTACCTGCTGCCGCGTCCGGCGACCGTGCTACCTGAGGGTGGGCACGTGCACGCGAGTGACGAACTGCTGGACCTGGTACGCAGTCGCGATCTGACCATGTTCGCGTACAGCACGCTGTTGTGGGGGACCTACACCCGCGCGGACAGGCCGTTGCCGGAGCACTACGCGCACCCGGGCACCGAGCGCCGGCTGCGGGTGCTCGGGGAGGTGGCGGCGGAACTGGACGCCACCCCGAACCAGGTGGTGTTGAGCTGGCTGATGGACGGTGACCCGGCGATCGTGCCGATCGTCGGGGTCAGCTCGGTGGCACAGCTCGACGAGTGTCTGGCGTCGGTCGACCTGAAGCTGCCGACCGAGCTGCGCCAGCGCCTGGACCAGGCCGCCTGA
- a CDS encoding oxidoreductase has translation MTRWTYDDVPDQRGRTAIVTGANTGLGLETARLLVGRGARVVLACRDQGKGEAAVARIRAQFPDAEVRSLRLDLADLGSVAEFAAAYRAEHDRLDLLVNNAGVMYPPLRRTRQGFESQFGVNHLGHFALTGRLLPLLLATEGSRVVAVASNAYRTGRIDLDDLNWERRRYGRFAAYAQSKLAVLLFVLELDRRLSGAGAPVRVTAAHPGWTYTGEGQGRDRFVDVVNTIGRYVAMKLDDGVLPTLRAATDPGAESGSYWGPAHRMENSGPPVRAGRSARARDVAVAARLWTESERLTGVPITVDPVGRTDL, from the coding sequence ATGACGCGCTGGACGTACGACGATGTTCCCGACCAGCGGGGACGTACCGCGATCGTCACCGGCGCCAACACCGGCCTCGGCCTGGAGACCGCCCGGCTGTTGGTGGGCCGGGGCGCGCGGGTGGTGCTCGCCTGCCGTGACCAGGGTAAGGGCGAGGCGGCCGTGGCACGGATCCGGGCGCAGTTCCCGGACGCCGAGGTGCGGAGTCTCCGGCTGGACCTGGCGGATCTCGGCTCGGTCGCCGAGTTCGCCGCCGCGTACCGGGCCGAGCACGACCGGCTGGACCTGCTGGTGAACAACGCGGGCGTGATGTATCCGCCGCTGCGGCGTACCCGGCAGGGGTTCGAGTCCCAGTTCGGGGTGAACCACCTCGGGCACTTCGCGCTCACCGGCCGGTTGCTCCCGCTGCTGCTGGCGACCGAGGGGTCCAGGGTCGTCGCGGTGGCCAGCAACGCGTACCGCACCGGCCGGATCGACCTCGACGACCTGAACTGGGAGCGACGGCGCTACGGGCGCTTCGCCGCGTACGCGCAGAGCAAGCTCGCCGTGCTGCTGTTCGTGTTGGAGTTGGATCGCCGGTTGAGCGGGGCCGGGGCGCCGGTGCGGGTGACCGCCGCCCATCCCGGGTGGACGTACACCGGCGAGGGGCAGGGGCGGGACCGGTTCGTCGACGTCGTCAACACCATCGGGCGGTACGTGGCGATGAAGCTCGACGACGGGGTGCTGCCGACGTTGCGGGCCGCGACCGATCCGGGGGCCGAGAGCGGCAGCTACTGGGGGCCGGCGCACCGGATGGAGAACTCCGGTCCGCCGGTGCGGGCGGGCCGGAGTGCGCGGGCGCGGGACGTCGCGGTGGCGGCGCGGCTGTGGACGGAGAGCGAGCGGCTGACGGGTGTACCGATCACCGTCGACCCGGTCGGTCGTACCGACCTCTGA
- a CDS encoding M48 family metalloprotease: MTESVEEGTRPDPDGGRLANRPPGYPNAVVWLRVGILRDWRGVLGAFVAAWLYVPVALFTAVVLATTAALTLAFTGGGIVADQVPHAVRDAPIIGGLIDSFLQQSGGPIGAFVGAAIAFLVGLLVIPVLRFSEVDGPVSLLAQLVGMVGAAIVLGLLYTLYRVVLEHRLLRVSGARDLSRRERDLILPILHECAQRLGLPSVPRLLVEDDLVTTNARAYSRHVVVTTGLLTDSREEIAALLSHELVHWRTGDEITSAFVRGVGLPLVLVHAVPTWLMRRFPHPATNLFVFLFFWPVLLTMKYLVQPLHRADVRAAEYRADLGAVAAGHADGLRAVLERRKSFESGRSGWDEAVCAEHPPNELRLDRLEQVQAAGDVPDTGTPPRRVVAPAELFGGDDPVSVRRPAVIGAAVLLSVCLVSGLLGVVQWGFFRPVTAVDGYFSALADRDVDDLVGWLSPEVEAAVRGDDLLGKMIESADYQPPTDVDVTAIDRKEDDATATVSFVLGGERMESELTLRRDDGATAGIFRGWHVVGGVSTLDVTSGQQGLLVNGVSMPENPQGQSVLAVPGVYLVTAAASPLSETPSQRIGVAPGADYATPIQVVAELKPAARSTVDAQVKEYLDGCARQTVAAPQDCPFRLSGYQGAKGITWTIASYPTPQIDLLGPAAAQVSTPYEEQGQVRVSGTYESYFGEEEFTETYPLSVTGMVTAAGAGLTFQPEVDE; this comes from the coding sequence ATGACCGAATCCGTCGAGGAGGGGACTCGCCCCGACCCGGACGGCGGTCGGCTGGCCAACCGTCCGCCCGGCTATCCGAACGCCGTCGTCTGGCTGCGGGTCGGGATCCTGCGGGATTGGCGCGGCGTCCTGGGCGCCTTCGTCGCGGCCTGGCTCTACGTGCCGGTGGCGCTGTTCACCGCAGTGGTGCTCGCGACGACCGCCGCGCTCACGCTCGCGTTCACCGGCGGCGGGATCGTCGCCGACCAGGTGCCGCACGCGGTACGCGACGCCCCGATCATCGGTGGGCTGATCGATTCCTTTCTGCAGCAGTCCGGTGGCCCGATCGGCGCTTTCGTCGGTGCGGCCATCGCATTCCTGGTCGGTCTGCTGGTCATTCCCGTCCTCCGGTTCAGCGAGGTGGACGGGCCCGTCTCACTGCTGGCCCAACTGGTCGGAATGGTGGGCGCGGCCATTGTGCTGGGCCTGCTCTACACGCTGTACCGAGTGGTGCTGGAGCACCGTTTGTTGCGGGTGTCGGGCGCCCGCGACCTCAGTCGGCGGGAGCGCGATCTGATTCTGCCGATCCTGCACGAATGCGCACAGCGGCTCGGTCTGCCGAGTGTCCCGCGACTACTGGTCGAGGACGACCTGGTCACCACGAACGCGCGGGCGTACTCCCGGCACGTCGTGGTCACCACCGGTCTGCTCACCGACTCGCGGGAGGAGATCGCCGCGCTGCTCAGTCACGAGCTGGTGCACTGGCGCACCGGTGACGAGATCACGTCGGCCTTCGTCCGGGGTGTCGGGCTGCCCCTGGTCCTGGTGCACGCGGTGCCCACCTGGCTGATGCGCAGGTTCCCGCACCCGGCCACGAATCTGTTCGTCTTCCTCTTCTTCTGGCCGGTCCTGCTGACGATGAAATACCTGGTACAGCCGCTGCACCGCGCCGACGTGCGGGCGGCGGAGTACCGGGCGGACCTCGGCGCGGTGGCGGCGGGGCACGCCGACGGTCTGCGGGCGGTCCTGGAGCGCCGCAAATCGTTCGAGAGCGGGCGCAGTGGCTGGGACGAGGCCGTCTGCGCCGAGCATCCGCCGAACGAGCTGCGCCTCGACCGGCTGGAGCAGGTCCAGGCCGCAGGCGACGTCCCGGACACCGGGACGCCACCGAGGCGGGTGGTCGCGCCGGCAGAACTCTTCGGCGGGGACGACCCGGTCAGCGTCCGGCGACCGGCCGTCATCGGTGCCGCCGTCCTGCTCTCGGTCTGCCTGGTCTCCGGCCTGCTCGGGGTCGTGCAGTGGGGCTTCTTCCGGCCGGTGACCGCCGTCGACGGATACTTCTCGGCGCTCGCGGACCGGGACGTGGACGACCTGGTCGGATGGCTGAGCCCGGAGGTCGAGGCGGCAGTGCGCGGCGACGACCTGCTCGGCAAGATGATCGAGTCGGCCGACTACCAGCCGCCGACCGACGTCGACGTCACGGCGATCGACCGGAAGGAGGACGACGCCACCGCCACGGTCTCGTTCGTGCTCGGCGGGGAGCGCATGGAGAGCGAGCTGACGCTGCGCCGGGACGACGGGGCGACGGCGGGGATCTTCCGGGGTTGGCACGTCGTCGGTGGTGTCTCCACCCTGGACGTGACCTCCGGTCAGCAGGGCCTCCTGGTCAACGGGGTGTCGATGCCGGAGAACCCGCAGGGGCAGTCGGTGCTCGCCGTGCCCGGCGTGTACCTGGTGACCGCTGCCGCCAGCCCGTTGAGCGAGACGCCGTCGCAACGGATCGGCGTGGCACCCGGTGCCGACTACGCGACGCCGATCCAGGTCGTCGCCGAGTTGAAGCCCGCCGCCCGGTCGACGGTCGACGCGCAGGTGAAGGAGTACCTCGACGGCTGTGCGCGACAGACCGTCGCCGCCCCGCAGGACTGCCCGTTCCGGTTGAGCGGCTACCAGGGTGCCAAGGGGATCACGTGGACGATCGCCAGCTACCCGACGCCGCAGATCGACCTGCTCGGCCCGGCAGCGGCGCAGGTCAGCACGCCCTACGAGGAGCAGGGTCAGGTGCGGGTGAGCGGGACCTACGAGTCCTACTTCGGCGAGGAGGAGTTCACCGAGACCTACCCGCTCTCCGTCACCGGCATGGTCACCGCCGCCGGTGCGGGGCTGACCTTCCAGCCCGAGGTGGACGAATGA